The proteins below are encoded in one region of Micromonospora pisi:
- a CDS encoding Crp/Fnr family transcriptional regulator — MSPPAEPAPPLDSPLPDPSGPLPNTFLAQLPAPARAALLSIGTPQRYPAGAPLFHQGDPSQHVVIIESGWVKVTSISRLGWEALLAIRGAGDILGELSAVDGRPRLATVRGLTPVETTVIAADRLRRCLLEQPEITLSLLRHLAASLREADGRRAEYGASNGDSRLAGLLLELVSRHGVRTAEGVVIDLPLTQQDLAASVGASREVVARTLRILRDREIVLTRRRQIIVVRPELLRSLARSVSIPTDAP, encoded by the coding sequence ATGAGTCCACCCGCTGAACCGGCCCCACCGCTCGACTCCCCACTCCCCGACCCGTCCGGCCCGCTACCGAACACCTTCCTGGCGCAGCTGCCCGCGCCGGCCCGCGCCGCACTGCTCAGCATCGGTACACCGCAGCGCTATCCGGCCGGGGCGCCGCTGTTCCACCAGGGCGACCCCTCGCAGCACGTGGTGATCATCGAGTCGGGTTGGGTCAAGGTCACCTCGATCTCCCGGCTGGGCTGGGAGGCGTTGCTGGCCATCCGTGGTGCCGGCGACATCCTCGGCGAGCTGTCCGCGGTGGACGGCCGGCCCCGGCTCGCCACGGTCCGCGGCCTGACCCCGGTGGAGACGACCGTGATCGCCGCCGACCGGCTCCGGCGCTGCCTGCTCGAACAGCCGGAGATCACGCTCTCGTTGCTGCGTCACCTCGCCGCCAGCCTGCGTGAGGCGGACGGCCGCCGGGCCGAGTACGGCGCGAGCAACGGCGACAGCCGGCTGGCCGGGCTGCTGCTGGAGCTGGTGTCCCGCCACGGTGTGCGTACCGCCGAAGGGGTGGTGATCGACCTGCCCCTGACCCAGCAGGACCTGGCCGCCTCGGTCGGCGCCTCCCGCGAGGTGGTGGCCCGGACCCTGCGGATACTGCGGGACCGGGAGATCGTACTCACCCGTCGGCGCCAGATCATCGTGGTCCGACCCGAACTCCTCCGCTCACTGGCCCGCTCTGTGTCAATCCCTACAGACGCTCCGTGA
- a CDS encoding helix-turn-helix transcriptional regulator — protein MRASRLLSLLLLLQNRGLMSAAQLATELGVTMRTIYRDVEALAAAGVPIYAEQGPAGGYRLMDGYRTRLTGLTADEAGSLFLTGMPQPAAELGLGAQLAAAELKLMAALPTPYRDASLHIRQRFHLDAPGWFREPEMVPHLLAVAEAVWQEKVIDIGYRRWAPRPGTVTRRLHPLGLVLKAGVWYLVAGRDGEVRTYRVASIIELTTLAETSSRPDGFDLAGFWRSHVERYERTARSTTCLVRLSPQGIRILPDLFGAETGRLATESLGPADGDGWRQAVLPIESIEHAATDLLRLGAHGQVLAPPELVARIGETVRGMAVHYPAG, from the coding sequence ATGCGCGCCAGTCGTCTGCTCTCCCTGCTCCTGCTGCTCCAGAACCGCGGCCTGATGAGCGCCGCCCAACTCGCCACCGAGCTGGGCGTGACCATGCGGACCATCTACCGCGACGTGGAGGCGTTGGCTGCCGCCGGTGTGCCGATCTACGCCGAACAGGGGCCGGCCGGCGGTTACCGGTTGATGGACGGCTACCGCACCCGGCTGACCGGGCTCACCGCCGACGAGGCCGGCTCCCTGTTCCTGACCGGCATGCCGCAGCCCGCCGCCGAACTGGGGTTGGGCGCCCAACTGGCCGCCGCCGAACTGAAGCTCATGGCGGCACTGCCGACCCCGTACCGGGACGCGTCACTGCACATCCGGCAGCGGTTCCACCTCGACGCACCCGGCTGGTTCCGCGAGCCCGAGATGGTGCCCCACCTCCTCGCGGTCGCGGAGGCGGTATGGCAGGAGAAGGTCATCGACATCGGATACCGCCGCTGGGCACCCCGTCCCGGAACGGTCACCCGCCGACTGCACCCGCTGGGGCTCGTACTCAAGGCCGGTGTCTGGTACCTGGTCGCCGGCAGGGACGGCGAGGTCCGCACCTACCGGGTGGCGAGCATCATCGAGCTGACCACCCTGGCCGAGACCAGCAGCCGTCCCGACGGTTTCGACCTCGCCGGGTTCTGGCGGTCACACGTCGAACGGTACGAGCGGACCGCGCGGAGTACGACCTGCCTGGTCCGCCTCTCCCCGCAGGGCATCCGGATCCTGCCCGACCTGTTCGGGGCCGAAACCGGCCGGCTCGCCACGGAGAGTCTCGGACCGGCCGACGGGGACGGCTGGCGCCAGGCGGTGCTGCCCATCGAGTCGATCGAGCACGCCGCGACCGACCTGCTCAGGCTGGGCGCGCACGGCCAGGTGCTGGCCCCGCCGGAACTGGTCGCGCGGATCGGCGAGACCGTACGCGGGATGGCCGTCCACTACCCGGCGGGGTAG
- a CDS encoding Pycsar system effector family protein, translating into MNRVRPYEAPTRSPYARNAGTPRPVAHRLRRRPGDDSYSPAVRLAERLIAETRDEVRRADEKATHWLSVLGGAALALVTALTGQSWLPSDLRGADRWTWWTGCLCAALATLALVLALVPRTGGDENIQQVGYFGHVHQLGDPTVVRLCLERAARDSMPGLVGELCWISRLAMTKYRYTRLGTGLSALAAGLISTSLL; encoded by the coding sequence ATGAACAGAGTCCGACCGTACGAGGCACCGACCCGTTCGCCGTACGCCCGCAACGCCGGCACCCCACGCCCGGTCGCCCACCGGTTGCGACGCCGGCCGGGCGACGATTCGTACTCACCCGCCGTCCGGCTCGCGGAACGTCTCATCGCCGAGACCCGCGACGAGGTACGCCGGGCGGACGAAAAGGCGACACACTGGCTGAGCGTGCTCGGCGGGGCGGCACTGGCCCTGGTGACCGCGTTGACCGGACAGTCGTGGCTGCCCTCGGATCTGCGCGGTGCCGACCGTTGGACCTGGTGGACGGGTTGCCTCTGCGCGGCGCTCGCCACCCTGGCACTTGTCCTGGCGCTGGTGCCGAGGACCGGTGGCGACGAGAACATCCAGCAGGTCGGCTACTTCGGACACGTCCACCAACTCGGTGACCCGACGGTGGTCCGGCTCTGTCTGGAGCGCGCCGCGCGCGACAGCATGCCGGGGCTGGTCGGGGAACTGTGCTGGATCAGCCGACTCGCGATGACGAAGTACCGCTACACGCGACTGGGGACAGGGCTGTCCGCACTCGCCGCCGGGCTGATCTCCACCAGCCTGTTGTAG
- a CDS encoding OmpA family protein, which yields MTARLVRVGTTAALLLTLGLTSACGAEELDCDWMANRDLTGAGRTVFLVDVSGSTRSTGEAPDYPVALDPWLRAAVARGDAVSIGSFDGSATTVRWTTERQLTRSDRNRPSRQEDEEKDAPGCLDRHLRAAAGTAARTDRTDILGAIGVAGKQTGPAAGAPDGAAGQAGSEGGPGGTATPARRTVVLATDGLGTTGCADLSARPAGDPGITTAMARACPGEADWPKELAGAELVMVGVGQPAQGQPILTTAALGWLQRHWERLCALTGAVSCEISTAPVPARTGGGPAGPGPEPVVTFAAGTSAPPPDPKRTFNLSAEVLFDTASDKVRPAGVAQLLALEIEPGATITVTGHTDSRGDRAYNQDLSQRRAEAVASVLRTRHDGQIRSAGAGETDLLCPGEQNASGAWDQECLQRNRRVQIAITKGSG from the coding sequence GTGACCGCCCGGCTGGTACGCGTGGGCACCACCGCCGCACTGCTGCTGACGCTCGGCCTCACCTCCGCCTGCGGTGCGGAGGAACTGGACTGCGACTGGATGGCGAACCGGGACCTGACCGGGGCGGGCCGGACGGTGTTCCTGGTCGACGTCTCCGGCTCCACCCGCTCGACCGGCGAGGCCCCCGACTACCCGGTCGCGTTGGACCCGTGGCTGCGGGCGGCGGTGGCCCGGGGCGACGCGGTGTCGATCGGCAGCTTCGACGGCTCGGCGACCACCGTGCGCTGGACCACCGAACGGCAACTCACCCGCTCCGACCGCAACCGACCGAGCCGTCAGGAGGACGAGGAGAAGGACGCGCCCGGTTGCCTGGACCGGCACCTGCGGGCAGCGGCGGGCACGGCGGCGCGGACCGACCGCACCGACATCCTCGGCGCCATCGGTGTCGCCGGCAAGCAGACCGGGCCGGCCGCCGGGGCACCGGACGGGGCCGCCGGCCAGGCCGGTTCGGAAGGCGGACCGGGCGGTACGGCCACCCCGGCCCGACGCACCGTCGTACTCGCCACCGACGGACTCGGCACCACCGGCTGCGCCGACCTGAGCGCGCGGCCGGCCGGTGACCCGGGCATCACCACGGCGATGGCGAGGGCCTGCCCGGGAGAGGCCGACTGGCCGAAGGAACTGGCCGGGGCGGAACTGGTGATGGTCGGCGTCGGCCAGCCGGCCCAGGGACAACCTATCCTCACCACCGCCGCGCTCGGCTGGTTGCAGCGGCACTGGGAACGGCTCTGCGCACTCACCGGCGCGGTCTCCTGCGAGATCTCGACCGCACCGGTGCCGGCGCGCACCGGAGGTGGGCCGGCCGGCCCAGGACCGGAGCCGGTGGTGACCTTCGCGGCCGGCACCAGCGCCCCGCCACCGGATCCGAAAAGGACCTTCAACCTCTCCGCCGAGGTGCTCTTCGACACCGCCTCCGACAAGGTACGGCCGGCGGGCGTGGCACAACTGCTCGCGTTGGAAATCGAACCGGGGGCGACCATCACGGTCACCGGACACACCGACTCACGCGGGGACAGGGCCTACAACCAGGATCTGTCGCAGCGCCGGGCGGAGGCGGTCGCCTCGGTGCTGCGTACCCGCCACGACGGTCAGATCAGGTCGGCCGGCGCCGGCGAGACCGACCTGCTCTGCCCCGGCGAACAGAACGCGAGCGGCGCCTGGGACCAGGAGTGCCTGCAACGCAACCGGAGGGTCCAGATCGCGATCACCAAGGGAAGTGGCTGA
- a CDS encoding DUF2203 domain-containing protein, giving the protein MFTLAQARYLVATLRPRIDELISIRADLAELRADLSGGGLSPLGGMPELKALEARLHGILDEFNEHDIQVKGFAPVLLDFAGEREGRQVLWCWLEGDDEVRWYHRVECGFPGRRPV; this is encoded by the coding sequence GTGTTCACCCTCGCCCAGGCCAGATACCTGGTCGCCACCCTGCGTCCGCGGATCGACGAGCTGATCTCGATCCGGGCCGACCTGGCCGAACTGCGGGCCGACCTCAGCGGCGGCGGACTCAGTCCGCTAGGTGGGATGCCGGAGCTCAAGGCCCTGGAGGCCCGCCTGCACGGCATCCTCGACGAGTTCAACGAGCACGACATCCAGGTCAAGGGTTTCGCCCCGGTGCTGCTCGACTTCGCGGGTGAGCGGGAGGGCCGGCAGGTGCTCTGGTGCTGGCTGGAGGGGGACGACGAGGTGCGCTGGTACCACCGGGTCGAGTGCGGCTTTCCCGGCCGTCGTCCGGTCTGA
- a CDS encoding class F sortase, which yields MTRLLLLGVSLLLVGAVSGTDDGPGPRGTGPASTGPASPDGAWHAGCASDCPPTSPVTTTRGTDPLPGPAPADSTAGPPTRVRIPRIGVDSSLAVLGLDRSGQLETPADYAQAGWFGAGPSPGDTGPAVIAGHVDSTTGPAVFYRLHELRAGDRVEVRRGTTWIPFRVVATSRHAKDDFPTAEVYDPTPGPELRLITCTGSFDRATRNYHDNLVVFAVAG from the coding sequence GTGACCCGGCTGCTCCTGCTCGGGGTGAGCCTGCTGCTCGTCGGCGCGGTCAGCGGCACCGACGACGGACCTGGCCCGCGTGGCACCGGGCCCGCCAGCACCGGGCCCGCCAGCCCGGACGGTGCGTGGCACGCCGGCTGCGCCTCCGACTGCCCGCCGACCAGTCCCGTCACCACCACCCGAGGCACTGATCCGCTGCCCGGGCCCGCGCCGGCCGACTCCACCGCTGGCCCTCCCACCCGGGTACGGATCCCCCGCATCGGCGTGGACTCGTCCCTGGCGGTGCTGGGGCTGGACCGGTCCGGGCAGCTGGAGACCCCGGCCGACTACGCCCAGGCCGGCTGGTTCGGTGCCGGCCCGTCCCCCGGCGACACCGGGCCGGCCGTGATCGCCGGGCATGTCGACTCGACCACCGGTCCCGCCGTCTTCTACCGGCTGCACGAGTTGCGTGCCGGCGACCGGGTCGAGGTACGGCGCGGAACGACCTGGATACCGTTCCGCGTGGTGGCGACCAGCCGGCACGCCAAGGACGACTTCCCCACCGCCGAGGTCTACGACCCCACCCCCGGCCCGGAGCTACGCCTGATCACCTGCACCGGCAGCTTCGACCGCGCCACCCGCAACTACCACGACAACCTCGTCGTCTTCGCCGTCGCGGGGTAA
- a CDS encoding DUF4397 domain-containing protein, producing the protein MHIPQPFARALRRLLALSSAALLGAGPGLVTAAPAGAAGVGYVRLAHLSPDTPAVDVYLGAATGSAEPRVFPAVGYGVVSGYLSLPVGRYAVAMRQAGAPASAPPVLTTEVAVTAGNAYTVAGVGRYADLGLRVLDDDLSAPDSGWSKVRVVQASVRAPVIDIAAAAGPTIANGVQFATTTPYTQVRPGSWKLSLNSTGGAPTTSDVSLAAGTVYSLLVLDGKQGGLTTELRVDAKGGSVVPAGGVDAGAGGARAAVAGQDPGRRVDTMDATEPTDRAYPFIAATAVGGVLLALLAAATVLLLRRRARRTW; encoded by the coding sequence ATGCACATCCCCCAGCCGTTCGCCCGCGCACTCCGCCGGCTACTGGCACTCAGCTCCGCCGCCCTGCTCGGGGCCGGTCCGGGCCTGGTCACGGCAGCACCGGCGGGCGCCGCCGGAGTCGGCTACGTCCGGCTCGCGCACCTCTCCCCGGACACCCCGGCAGTCGATGTCTACCTGGGTGCGGCAACCGGTTCGGCCGAACCCCGCGTCTTCCCCGCGGTCGGCTACGGGGTGGTCTCGGGTTACCTGTCGCTCCCCGTCGGACGGTACGCGGTCGCCATGCGCCAGGCCGGCGCCCCGGCCAGCGCACCGCCGGTGCTCACCACCGAGGTCGCGGTGACCGCCGGGAACGCGTACACGGTCGCCGGGGTGGGCCGCTACGCCGACCTGGGACTGCGGGTGCTCGACGACGACCTGAGCGCGCCGGACAGCGGCTGGTCGAAGGTACGGGTGGTGCAGGCGTCCGTACGGGCACCCGTGATCGACATCGCCGCCGCCGCCGGCCCGACCATCGCCAACGGGGTCCAGTTCGCCACCACCACGCCCTACACACAGGTCCGACCCGGCTCCTGGAAACTGAGCCTGAACAGCACCGGAGGCGCACCGACCACGTCCGACGTCAGCCTCGCCGCGGGCACGGTCTACTCGCTCCTGGTGCTCGACGGGAAGCAGGGCGGGCTCACCACCGAACTGCGGGTGGACGCCAAGGGCGGATCTGTGGTCCCCGCCGGTGGTGTGGACGCCGGCGCCGGCGGTGCCCGTGCGGCGGTCGCCGGTCAGGACCCCGGTCGCCGGGTCGACACGATGGACGCGACCGAGCCCACCGACCGGGCGTACCCGTTCATCGCGGCCACCGCGGTCGGTGGGGTGCTGCTCGCGTTGCTCGCCGCGGCGACGGTGTTGCTGCTCCGGCGCCGCGCGCGGCGCACCTGGTGA
- a CDS encoding Crp/Fnr family transcriptional regulator: protein MNDVDSQHRPAQNRWPASTFAGRLGPGEHDALMRLGRRTDFVDGQYLLRQGERSRHLLLLLSGRVKIMVTSPDEHLHRIGSRSPGDLIGEMSYLDGRPRSASVVGMGSVTAAHITHKAFDRFLEHHPAAHRPFARLLTDRLRASDSRHVGSAYDTVTRIATALCQLTATVSDRTSDDIIIHTTQRELAQMVSAAPVSVYRALQKLAAQGYLETRHKAIVIRDLDGLADAAKRLPKMHHLM, encoded by the coding sequence ATGAACGACGTCGACAGTCAGCACCGGCCGGCCCAGAACCGCTGGCCGGCGAGCACTTTCGCCGGCCGTCTCGGCCCTGGCGAGCACGACGCACTGATGCGCCTGGGCAGGCGTACGGATTTTGTCGACGGGCAGTACCTGCTGCGTCAGGGCGAGCGGAGCCGGCACCTGCTCCTGCTGCTCAGCGGACGGGTCAAGATCATGGTCACCAGTCCTGACGAGCACCTGCACCGCATCGGTTCCCGTTCACCCGGCGACCTCATCGGCGAGATGTCCTATCTGGACGGGCGTCCGCGCTCCGCCTCGGTGGTGGGCATGGGATCGGTGACCGCGGCGCACATCACGCACAAGGCGTTCGACCGCTTCCTGGAACACCATCCGGCCGCACACCGGCCGTTCGCCCGACTGCTGACCGACCGGCTGCGGGCCTCCGACAGCCGGCACGTCGGGTCCGCGTACGACACGGTGACCCGGATCGCCACCGCGCTCTGCCAACTCACAGCTACCGTCAGTGACCGCACTTCGGACGACATCATCATCCACACGACCCAACGCGAACTCGCCCAGATGGTCAGCGCCGCACCGGTGTCGGTCTACCGCGCCCTCCAGAAACTCGCAGCCCAGGGCTATTTGGAGACCCGCCACAAGGCGATCGTCATCCGAGACCTGGACGGTTTGGCGGACGCCGCGAAGCGGCTGCCGAAAATGCATCACCTGATGTAG
- a CDS encoding glutathione peroxidase — MTIFDIELAALGGGPARLDQHRGNAVLVVNVASKCGNTPQYAGLQALQESYGERGLVVLGVPSNQFAGQEPGTDAEIAEFCQVNYGVTFPLTEKIEVNGPGRHPLYAELVDAADAEGYTGDVRWNFEKFLVAPDGTVAARFNPKTAPESAELTAAIEKILPR; from the coding sequence ATGACGATCTTCGACATCGAACTCGCCGCGCTCGGCGGCGGCCCGGCCCGACTCGACCAGCACCGGGGCAACGCCGTACTGGTGGTCAACGTGGCCTCGAAGTGTGGAAACACCCCGCAGTACGCCGGGCTCCAGGCCCTCCAGGAGAGCTACGGCGAGCGGGGGCTGGTGGTGCTCGGCGTACCGAGCAACCAGTTCGCCGGCCAGGAACCCGGCACGGACGCCGAGATCGCCGAGTTCTGCCAGGTCAACTACGGGGTCACCTTCCCGTTGACGGAGAAGATCGAGGTGAACGGTCCCGGCCGGCACCCGCTCTACGCCGAGCTGGTCGACGCCGCCGACGCGGAGGGCTACACCGGCGACGTCCGCTGGAACTTCGAGAAGTTCCTGGTCGCACCGGACGGCACGGTCGCGGCCCGGTTCAACCCGAAGACCGCGCCGGAGTCGGCCGAGCTGACCGCCGCGATCGAGAAGATCCTGCCCCGCTAG
- a CDS encoding glycosyl hydrolase family 18 protein — protein MKISLRRALWAGAVVAVTVAAVPMTSAFGAGNVTTTFAAASDWGTGHEARVTITNGTDASLATWRLEFDLPAGTTIGSFWDADVTRTNNHYVAVKKSWAGALAPGASFSWGYNGTGPYKAPLNCTINGASCGGGTTPTTPPTTRPPTTPPTTPPTTPPTTPPTNPPPGGKKVVGYFAQWGVYARNYHVKNIVTSGSAAKLTHIMYAFGNTTNGQCTIGDSYADYEKAYTAAESVDGVADTWDQPLRGSFNQLRKLKAAYPNIKVIWSFGGWTWSGGFTQAAQNPTAFANSCYNLVEDPRWADVFDGIDIDWEYPNACGLTCDASGPNAFKNVISALRTRFGSSALVTAAITADGSNGGKIDATDYAGAINNLNWLMPMTYDYFGAFAAQGPTAPHSPLTSYTGIPQAGFNSDAAIQKLKSKGIPANKLLLGVGFYGRGWTGVTQAAPGGTATGAAPGTYEAGIEDYKVLKNTCPVTGTVAGTAYAKCGSNWWSYDTPSTINGKMSYANNQGLGGSFFWELSGDTTNGELITAVKNGLG, from the coding sequence ATGAAGATTTCCCTCCGTCGGGCGTTGTGGGCTGGCGCCGTGGTCGCCGTGACGGTTGCCGCCGTCCCGATGACCTCGGCCTTCGGCGCCGGCAACGTCACCACCACCTTCGCGGCCGCCTCCGACTGGGGGACCGGCCACGAGGCCCGGGTCACGATCACCAACGGCACCGACGCGTCCCTGGCCACCTGGCGGCTCGAGTTCGACCTGCCCGCCGGCACCACCATCGGCAGCTTCTGGGACGCCGACGTCACCCGGACCAACAACCACTACGTGGCGGTCAAGAAGAGCTGGGCCGGCGCGCTCGCCCCGGGTGCCTCGTTCTCCTGGGGCTACAACGGCACCGGCCCGTACAAGGCGCCGCTGAACTGCACCATCAACGGTGCCTCCTGTGGTGGCGGCACCACGCCCACCACGCCGCCGACCACCCGGCCGCCGACCACGCCGCCGACGACCCCGCCCACCACACCGCCGACCACCCCGCCCACCAACCCGCCGCCGGGCGGCAAGAAGGTGGTCGGCTACTTCGCGCAGTGGGGCGTCTACGCCCGCAACTACCACGTGAAGAACATCGTCACCAGCGGGTCCGCCGCCAAGCTGACCCACATCATGTACGCCTTCGGCAACACCACCAACGGCCAGTGCACGATCGGTGACAGCTACGCCGACTACGAGAAGGCGTACACGGCGGCGGAGAGCGTGGACGGCGTCGCCGACACCTGGGACCAGCCGCTGCGGGGCAGCTTCAACCAGCTGCGCAAGCTCAAGGCGGCGTACCCGAACATCAAGGTGATCTGGTCGTTCGGCGGCTGGACCTGGTCCGGCGGCTTCACCCAGGCCGCCCAGAACCCGACCGCCTTCGCCAACTCCTGCTACAACCTGGTCGAGGACCCGCGCTGGGCGGACGTCTTCGACGGTATCGACATCGACTGGGAGTACCCGAACGCCTGCGGCCTGACCTGTGACGCCAGCGGCCCGAACGCCTTCAAGAACGTGATCTCCGCGCTGCGTACCCGGTTCGGCTCCAGTGCTCTGGTCACCGCGGCGATCACCGCCGACGGCAGCAACGGCGGCAAGATCGACGCCACCGACTACGCCGGTGCGATCAACAACCTCAACTGGCTGATGCCGATGACCTACGACTACTTCGGCGCCTTCGCCGCGCAGGGCCCGACCGCCCCGCACTCGCCGCTGACCTCGTACACCGGCATCCCCCAGGCGGGCTTCAACTCCGACGCCGCGATCCAGAAGCTCAAGAGCAAGGGCATCCCCGCCAACAAGCTCCTGCTCGGCGTCGGCTTCTACGGCCGGGGCTGGACCGGGGTGACCCAGGCCGCGCCGGGCGGCACGGCCACCGGGGCGGCGCCGGGCACGTACGAGGCGGGCATCGAGGACTACAAGGTCCTGAAGAACACCTGCCCCGTCACCGGTACGGTCGCCGGCACCGCGTACGCCAAGTGCGGCAGCAACTGGTGGAGCTACGACACCCCGAGCACCATCAACGGCAAGATGTCGTACGCGAACAACCAGGGCCTTGGCGGCTCCTTCTTCTGGGAGCTCTCCGGCGACACCACCAACGGCGAACTGATCACCGCGGTCAAGAACGGCCTCGGCTGA
- a CDS encoding alpha/beta fold hydrolase has protein sequence MSLVAEAHGSGLPMLCLPGFSLARSAMVAAMEPAVTASSALRRIYLDLPGTGQSPGGPADSDGVVDWVGDFVDREIGSEPFLIAGWSYGGYLAAALARRRPEQVAGLLLICHGTRILRTDRDVPTAPVVPEDAEWLADVPPDLRAHLSVALGNRTLEAAGRVATVLVAAGTGDEEYLERLRENGYQLSDEGSTMVYPGPTSIIAGRHDYIAGYADQFRALASYPSGSYAALAEAGHYLPFEQPEAFRGLTLDWLARCTAALGVAPLDYPAG, from the coding sequence ATGAGCCTGGTCGCGGAAGCCCATGGGTCGGGCCTGCCGATGCTGTGTCTGCCGGGATTCAGTCTGGCCCGCTCGGCGATGGTCGCGGCGATGGAGCCGGCGGTCACCGCGAGTTCGGCACTGCGCCGGATCTACCTCGACCTGCCGGGCACGGGCCAGTCCCCGGGTGGCCCGGCGGACTCGGACGGCGTGGTCGACTGGGTCGGTGATTTTGTCGACCGGGAGATCGGGTCCGAGCCGTTCCTGATCGCCGGCTGGTCCTACGGCGGGTACCTGGCGGCGGCGCTCGCCCGGCGGCGACCGGAGCAGGTCGCCGGCCTGCTGCTGATCTGCCACGGCACCCGGATCCTCCGAACGGACCGGGACGTGCCGACGGCGCCGGTGGTGCCCGAGGACGCCGAATGGCTCGCCGACGTCCCACCGGACCTGCGTGCCCACCTCTCTGTCGCGCTGGGTAACCGGACCCTGGAGGCGGCCGGGCGGGTGGCGACGGTGCTGGTCGCCGCCGGAACCGGCGACGAGGAATACCTGGAACGGTTGCGGGAGAACGGTTACCAGCTCTCCGACGAGGGCTCCACCATGGTCTACCCCGGGCCGACCAGCATCATCGCCGGCCGGCACGACTACATCGCCGGTTACGCCGACCAGTTCCGCGCCCTGGCCAGCTATCCCTCGGGCAGCTATGCCGCGCTCGCCGAGGCGGGGCACTACCTGCCGTTCGAACAGCCGGAGGCGTTCCGCGGCCTCACCCTCGACTGGCTCGCCCGCTGCACGGCCGCGCTCGGCGTCGCGCCGCTCGACTACCCCGCCGGGTAG
- a CDS encoding alpha/beta fold hydrolase, whose translation MVVAGNWQNLSRDGVRLACLDRPGPEPTVLFLHGLAGHSGEWDASAAALGGTHRVLALDQRGHGRSERRPAQLTRSAYVADVAAVLGALRAAPVVLVGHALGGHTAMLTAARYPRLVRALVMVDAWPGGDPTAPRRTADWLARWPVPFPSYADAVRFFGGGGRGRAWADGLAEEEDGWWPRFVPELMVESLRESSRAPFWADWRAVRCPTLVVRAGRGVVPVEQARRMLDRLPGSELVELPDAGHDLHLEDPSRWHRVLRDFLDRVGVVPHPAWTSRS comes from the coding sequence ATGGTGGTGGCCGGTAACTGGCAGAACCTGAGTCGGGACGGCGTACGACTAGCCTGTCTGGACCGACCGGGTCCGGAACCGACGGTCCTCTTCCTGCACGGCCTGGCCGGTCACTCGGGCGAGTGGGACGCGAGCGCCGCCGCGCTCGGCGGCACCCACCGGGTGCTCGCGCTCGACCAGCGGGGCCACGGACGCAGCGAGCGCCGCCCCGCGCAACTCACCCGCTCCGCGTACGTGGCGGACGTCGCCGCCGTGCTCGGCGCGCTGCGGGCCGCACCCGTGGTGCTGGTCGGACACGCGCTCGGCGGGCACACCGCGATGCTCACCGCGGCGCGTTACCCGAGACTCGTCCGGGCACTGGTGATGGTGGACGCCTGGCCGGGTGGGGATCCGACGGCCCCGCGCCGGACCGCCGACTGGCTGGCCCGGTGGCCGGTCCCGTTCCCGTCGTACGCGGACGCGGTGCGCTTCTTCGGCGGCGGTGGCCGGGGCCGGGCCTGGGCCGACGGGCTGGCCGAGGAGGAGGACGGGTGGTGGCCCCGGTTCGTGCCGGAGCTGATGGTCGAGTCACTGCGCGAATCGTCGCGCGCGCCGTTCTGGGCCGACTGGCGGGCGGTCCGCTGCCCGACCCTGGTGGTACGTGCCGGGCGGGGCGTGGTCCCGGTCGAGCAGGCCCGGCGGATGCTGGACCGGCTGCCCGGCAGTGAGCTGGTGGAACTGCCGGACGCCGGCCACGACCTGCACCTCGAGGATCCGTCACGGTGGCACCGGGTGCTGCGCGACTTCCTCGACCGGGTCGGGGTGGTCCCCCACCCGGCCTGGACGTCGCGCAGCTGA